A single region of the Solwaraspora sp. WMMD406 genome encodes:
- a CDS encoding beta-galactosidase, with product MSPRLGMHTLTAGRGLLFGGDYNPEQWPEEVWERDAALMRAAGVNLATVGVFSWARIEPEPGVRDFGWLDRVLDLLHDAGVAVDLATPTASPPPWMGHRWPQTLPVDESGHTLWYGSRNQFCPSSPIYRRRALALVADLADRYADHPALALWHVGNEYGQVCHCDVAAQAFRDWLHERYGDLAGLNEAWGTTFWSQRYGDWAEILPPRRAPYLVNPTQRLDFQRFTSDALRAHFRAERDLLRARTPHVPVTTNFMGLFKPVDYWLWAGEEDIVANDWYPDPADPDFPARAALTHDLIRSLGGGRPWLLLESATGAVNWRRHNLPKPAGQLRLESLQAVARGADGICYFQWRASRFGAERFHSAMLPHAGPDTRAHAEVRAHGAELRRLAAVVGEPVPARVALLHDWPSWWALEEPGRPSDRLNAVDQLFGYYHPLWRRGVAVDLAHPEADLTGYACVVAPNLYLISDAAAQALTGYVAGGGTLLVGPFSGVADPNGHIRTGRFPAPLRAVLGGSGEAWLPAATDRPVRCRWADGREFTASVWTESLRVEGAEAVATFVDGDLAGSPAVLRHRHGGGVAWYVATIADPAPQAELIERVLVDAGVTGVLGHPGAGESGVGSGGSGGTAGPGEMPPGVEAVRRGSVLFLLNHGADPVDVTVSDPATDLLTSEPVSGRLTLAPRAVVALRPPR from the coding sequence ATGTCGCCACGACTGGGCATGCACACCCTCACCGCCGGGCGGGGCCTGCTCTTCGGCGGTGACTACAACCCCGAGCAGTGGCCCGAGGAGGTCTGGGAGCGCGACGCCGCGTTGATGCGCGCGGCCGGTGTCAACCTGGCCACCGTCGGCGTGTTCAGCTGGGCCCGGATCGAGCCGGAGCCGGGGGTACGCGACTTCGGCTGGCTGGACCGGGTGCTGGATCTGCTGCACGACGCCGGGGTGGCGGTCGACCTGGCCACGCCGACGGCGTCCCCGCCGCCGTGGATGGGCCACCGCTGGCCGCAGACCCTGCCGGTCGACGAGTCTGGACACACCCTCTGGTACGGATCCCGTAACCAGTTCTGCCCCAGTTCGCCGATCTACCGGAGGCGGGCCCTGGCCCTGGTCGCCGACCTGGCCGACCGGTACGCCGACCATCCGGCCCTGGCGCTGTGGCACGTCGGCAACGAGTACGGCCAGGTCTGCCACTGCGACGTCGCCGCACAGGCGTTCCGCGACTGGCTGCACGAGCGGTACGGCGACCTGGCCGGACTCAACGAGGCGTGGGGGACCACCTTCTGGAGTCAGCGCTACGGCGACTGGGCCGAGATCCTTCCCCCGCGCCGGGCCCCGTACCTGGTCAACCCGACCCAGCGGCTGGACTTCCAGCGGTTCACCTCCGACGCGCTGCGGGCGCACTTCCGGGCCGAACGCGACCTGCTGCGCGCCCGTACCCCGCATGTCCCGGTGACCACCAACTTCATGGGCCTGTTCAAGCCGGTCGACTACTGGTTGTGGGCCGGCGAAGAGGACATCGTCGCCAACGACTGGTACCCGGACCCGGCCGATCCGGACTTCCCGGCCCGGGCCGCGCTCACCCACGACCTGATCCGGTCGCTCGGCGGCGGCCGGCCGTGGCTGCTGCTGGAGTCGGCCACCGGCGCGGTCAACTGGCGCCGGCACAATCTGCCGAAACCCGCCGGGCAGCTGCGACTGGAGTCGCTGCAGGCAGTCGCCCGGGGTGCCGACGGCATCTGCTACTTCCAGTGGCGGGCGTCCCGCTTCGGAGCCGAACGATTCCACTCGGCGATGCTGCCGCACGCCGGCCCGGACACCCGGGCGCACGCCGAGGTCCGCGCGCACGGCGCCGAGCTGCGCCGACTCGCCGCGGTCGTCGGCGAACCGGTGCCGGCCCGGGTGGCGCTGCTGCACGACTGGCCGAGCTGGTGGGCGCTGGAGGAACCGGGCCGCCCCAGCGACCGGCTCAACGCCGTCGACCAGCTGTTCGGCTACTACCACCCGCTGTGGCGGCGGGGCGTCGCCGTCGACCTGGCGCACCCGGAGGCCGACCTGACCGGGTACGCCTGCGTGGTCGCGCCCAACCTGTACCTGATCAGCGACGCGGCGGCGCAGGCGCTCACCGGGTACGTGGCCGGCGGCGGGACGCTGCTGGTCGGCCCGTTCTCCGGGGTCGCCGACCCGAACGGGCACATCCGGACCGGCCGGTTCCCCGCGCCGTTGCGCGCGGTGCTGGGCGGCTCCGGCGAGGCGTGGCTGCCCGCCGCGACCGACCGCCCGGTGCGCTGTCGCTGGGCCGACGGACGGGAGTTCACCGCGAGCGTCTGGACCGAGTCGCTGCGGGTCGAGGGTGCCGAGGCGGTGGCGACCTTCGTAGACGGCGACCTGGCCGGGTCCCCGGCGGTGCTGCGGCACCGCCACGGCGGCGGCGTCGCCTGGTACGTCGCCACCATCGCCGACCCGGCACCGCAGGCCGAGCTGATCGAGCGGGTGCTCGTCGACGCCGGAGTCACCGGCGTGCTGGGCCACCCCGGAGCCGGTGAATCCGGCGTCGGGTCGGGCGGGTCGGGCGGCACGGCCGGGCCGGGCGAGATGCCGCCCGGTGTGGAAGCGGTCCGGCGGGGATCGGTGCTGTTCCTGCTCAACCACGGTGCCGACCCGGTCGACGTGACCGTTTCCGACCCGGCCACCGATCTGCTCACCAGCGAGCCGGTCAGTGGCCGGCTGACGCTCGCACCCCGCGCCGTGGTCGCGCTGCGGCCGCCGCGCTGA
- a CDS encoding GH1 family beta-glucosidase: MSESSSTGRSFPGNFLWGTATAAYQVEGAAATDGRTPSIWDTFAHTPGLVTNGDTGDVACDHYHRLAEDLDILAELGVGAYRFSISWSRVLPHGGKELNQKGMDFYSALVDGLRARGIAPVATLYHWDLPQELEDAGGWPHRDTAERFAEYAGQLGELLGDRVHTWITLNEPWCSAYLGYGSGVHAPARTEPAAALAAVHHLNLGHGLAVRALRATIDPAAQVSVTLNLHHVRGESPADADAVRRIDALANRAFLGPMLDGSYPRDLIDDTASVTDWAFVRDGDEAAAHAPLDLLGVNYYNPVLVRQWDGVSPRSTADGHADGAASPWIGVTDVEFVTQPGPYTQMGWNIDETGLTELLMRLHRDHPGLPMMITENGAAFDDVLDGDGRVRDLRRVDYLHRHLSAVAEAIDGGADVRGYFVWSLLDNFEWAHGYGKTFGIVRVDRQTMRRTWKDSAHWYRQVVADNGLPAAG, encoded by the coding sequence ATGTCCGAATCGTCATCGACCGGCCGGTCCTTTCCGGGCAACTTCCTCTGGGGTACGGCGACCGCCGCCTACCAGGTCGAGGGGGCCGCCGCCACCGACGGCCGGACGCCGTCGATCTGGGACACCTTCGCGCACACCCCGGGCCTGGTCACCAACGGCGACACCGGCGACGTGGCCTGTGACCACTACCACCGGCTGGCGGAGGACCTGGACATCCTCGCCGAACTCGGCGTCGGCGCCTACCGGTTCTCGATCTCCTGGTCGCGGGTGCTGCCGCACGGCGGCAAGGAGCTCAACCAGAAAGGCATGGACTTCTACTCGGCGCTGGTCGACGGGCTACGGGCGCGCGGCATCGCGCCGGTGGCCACCCTCTACCACTGGGATCTGCCGCAGGAGTTGGAGGATGCCGGAGGCTGGCCGCACCGGGACACCGCCGAGCGGTTCGCCGAGTACGCCGGCCAGCTGGGTGAGCTGCTCGGTGACCGGGTGCACACCTGGATCACCCTGAACGAGCCGTGGTGTTCGGCCTACCTGGGTTACGGCTCCGGAGTGCATGCCCCGGCCCGCACCGAGCCGGCCGCCGCGCTGGCCGCCGTGCATCACCTCAATCTCGGTCACGGCCTGGCGGTACGGGCACTGCGGGCCACCATCGACCCGGCCGCCCAGGTCAGCGTCACCCTCAACCTGCATCATGTGCGGGGCGAGTCGCCCGCCGACGCCGACGCGGTACGCCGGATCGACGCTCTGGCCAACCGGGCGTTCCTCGGGCCGATGCTGGACGGGTCGTACCCGCGTGACCTGATCGACGACACCGCGTCGGTGACCGACTGGGCGTTCGTCCGTGACGGCGACGAGGCCGCCGCGCACGCGCCGCTGGACCTGCTCGGGGTGAACTACTACAACCCGGTGCTGGTCCGACAGTGGGACGGGGTGTCGCCCCGGTCGACCGCCGACGGGCACGCCGACGGGGCGGCTTCGCCGTGGATCGGGGTCACCGACGTCGAGTTCGTCACCCAGCCGGGCCCGTACACCCAGATGGGCTGGAACATCGACGAGACCGGGCTGACCGAGCTGCTGATGCGGCTGCACCGCGACCACCCCGGCCTGCCGATGATGATCACCGAGAACGGGGCGGCGTTCGACGACGTGCTCGACGGCGACGGACGAGTTCGCGATCTCCGGCGGGTCGACTATCTGCACCGGCACCTGAGCGCGGTGGCCGAGGCGATCGACGGCGGTGCGGACGTACGGGGTTACTTCGTCTGGTCGTTGCTGGACAACTTCGAATGGGCGCACGGGTACGGCAAGACCTTCGGCATCGTGCGTGTCGACCGACAGACAATGCGCCGGACCTGGAAGGACAGCGCCCACTGGTATCGACAGGTGGTGGCCGACAACGGGCTGCCGGCGGCCGGTTGA
- a CDS encoding sulfite exporter TauE/SafE family protein, with protein sequence MPGRSGSLGGVDWVLVLAGCGIGIIVGLTGMGGGALMTPMLVIFFGIPPLAAVSSDLVVSAIMKPVGGLVHIRRRTVHWSLVGWLCLGSVPSAFAGVLLLRALGDGERLQHGIKVALGVALVLAAVGLVFRTYTRMVQHAATRRATATGGAGAAGPAGNAAASAEAPLRARPVPTVIIGALGGLIVGMTSVGSGSLIIIALLMIYPLLRPSFLVGTDLVQAVPLVVAAAIGHLLFGDFRLDLTTSLLLGAVPGAWIGAQFSSRAPGGLVRRALTLVLLASALKLLGVPDVALLVILVVAVVGGSLGWMAARRRHGLPALARTELRERDLAMTGVSDPVPASPPDRTDPDLAGSRHG encoded by the coding sequence ATGCCGGGTCGGTCCGGCAGTCTCGGTGGGGTGGACTGGGTGTTGGTGTTGGCCGGTTGCGGCATCGGGATCATCGTCGGACTGACCGGCATGGGCGGCGGCGCACTGATGACTCCGATGCTGGTGATCTTCTTCGGCATCCCGCCGCTCGCGGCGGTCTCCAGCGACCTCGTGGTCAGCGCGATCATGAAGCCGGTCGGCGGGCTGGTGCACATCCGCCGTCGTACGGTGCACTGGTCCCTGGTCGGCTGGCTCTGTCTGGGCAGCGTGCCGTCCGCGTTCGCTGGCGTACTGCTGCTGCGGGCACTGGGCGACGGCGAGCGGCTGCAGCACGGCATCAAGGTGGCGTTGGGCGTCGCCCTTGTGCTGGCCGCCGTCGGCCTGGTGTTCCGCACCTACACGCGGATGGTGCAGCACGCCGCCACGCGCCGCGCCACCGCGACCGGCGGCGCCGGTGCCGCCGGCCCGGCGGGGAATGCGGCGGCATCGGCCGAGGCGCCACTGCGGGCCCGGCCGGTACCGACCGTGATCATCGGCGCGCTCGGCGGCCTGATCGTCGGGATGACCAGCGTCGGATCGGGGTCGCTGATCATCATCGCGCTGCTGATGATCTATCCGCTGCTGCGGCCATCGTTCCTGGTCGGCACGGATCTGGTGCAAGCGGTGCCGTTGGTCGTCGCGGCGGCGATCGGGCACCTGCTCTTCGGCGACTTCCGGCTCGACCTGACCACGTCGTTGCTGCTCGGGGCCGTACCCGGGGCCTGGATCGGCGCCCAGTTCTCGTCGCGCGCACCCGGTGGCCTGGTCCGCCGGGCCTTGACCCTGGTGCTGCTGGCCAGCGCGCTGAAGCTGCTCGGTGTGCCGGACGTCGCACTGCTGGTCATCCTGGTCGTGGCGGTCGTCGGCGGTTCGCTGGGCTGGATGGCGGCGCGTCGCCGGCACGGGCTACCGGCGCTGGCCCGTACCGAGCTGCGGGAGCGGGACCTGGCCATGACAGGCGTCTCGGACCCGGTACCGGCCAGTCCGCCGGACCGAACGGACCCGGATCTGGCCGGCAGCCGCCACGGGTGA
- a CDS encoding glycoside hydrolase N-terminal domain-containing protein, translated as MHRIDDTAPAARWEDAFLTGNGEYGLMVYGDPYAERIVVNHHRFVLPNGTRDLRPPELAGVIDEVRDLILAGRRAEAGRLLGGGRQLLWTQSFHPGYALTIDADADADADAIDADADAIDAAAVSSGSGGRLPAGYSRTTDFTTGEVTVAWAGATRRRAFASRADAVAVVRLDAGPCRLGATGDLPGRPADVGYQTSAYRHAGHTFLRVRGTYPPGLGAYGFEGLTLVVGDSELDGDRIVLAGEALLLTVLDRYRTPGWGTEALRARVVALATSGEAEPSERYAELLDRHTTRHAAMYRRVSLDLGVDDADRRRPVGELLAAQRADDTRLESALLERLFHAGRYLLISSSGVLPPRLTGLWLASWDAAWAGDFTTDANVNLQMAGANIGALPEVTAAYRRLIAGQIDDWRRNARAVYGGRGLLAPGRTDGEHGHLFHFCDEWPWPAWLPGADWLLHPLWEHHLVTGEPLGEVAGWLVEAAEFFEDFLSRVGDDGRFVVVPSFSGETGPLDDDGRPVYLAVNATMDIAAARHALRTAAQVVGSRRWEPLLDRLPDYLVDERGALAEWAWPGYRADDDHRHVSHLYPVWPLREITPDDTPDLARAARQALRVRGDENSSAHGSLHRALVAARLRDADLVAANLRKIICADMFFRSLMSSHNPGLETYNADAAHTLPAILIEMLVDAKPGSLRLLPAWPAELPGGILRGVTCLGRITVEELAWSPTRARVRLRAAVAQRISLVSPYGHQEVDLPADESVELALHT; from the coding sequence ATGCACCGGATCGACGACACCGCGCCCGCAGCCCGCTGGGAGGACGCGTTCCTCACCGGCAACGGAGAGTACGGGCTGATGGTGTACGGCGACCCGTACGCCGAGCGAATCGTGGTCAACCACCATCGGTTCGTGCTGCCCAACGGCACCCGCGACCTGCGGCCACCGGAGCTGGCCGGCGTGATTGACGAGGTCCGTGACCTGATCCTGGCGGGCCGGCGGGCCGAAGCGGGCCGGCTGCTCGGCGGCGGTCGGCAACTACTGTGGACCCAGTCGTTCCACCCCGGCTACGCGCTCACCATCGACGCCGACGCCGACGCCGACGCCGACGCCATCGACGCCGACGCCGACGCCATCGACGCCGCCGCCGTCTCGTCCGGGTCGGGCGGCCGGCTGCCCGCCGGCTACTCGCGTACCACCGATTTCACCACCGGCGAGGTGACCGTCGCCTGGGCCGGCGCCACCCGGCGGCGTGCCTTCGCGTCCCGGGCCGACGCGGTCGCCGTGGTCCGCCTCGACGCCGGACCGTGTCGCCTGGGGGCCACCGGCGACCTGCCGGGCCGGCCAGCCGACGTCGGCTACCAGACCTCGGCCTACCGGCATGCCGGCCACACCTTCCTGCGGGTACGCGGCACCTACCCGCCGGGCCTCGGCGCGTACGGCTTCGAAGGGCTGACCCTGGTGGTGGGCGACAGCGAGCTCGACGGCGACCGGATCGTGCTGGCCGGCGAGGCCCTGCTGCTCACCGTGCTGGACCGCTATCGCACCCCGGGCTGGGGGACCGAGGCGCTGCGCGCCCGGGTGGTCGCGCTCGCCACGAGCGGCGAGGCCGAGCCGTCGGAACGCTACGCCGAGCTGCTGGACCGGCACACCACCCGGCACGCCGCGATGTACCGCCGGGTCAGCCTCGACCTGGGGGTCGACGACGCCGATCGGCGGCGGCCGGTGGGTGAGCTGCTGGCCGCCCAACGGGCCGACGACACCCGGCTGGAGTCGGCGCTGCTGGAACGGCTGTTCCACGCCGGCCGCTATCTGTTGATCAGCTCCAGTGGGGTGCTGCCGCCCCGGCTGACCGGGTTGTGGCTGGCCTCCTGGGACGCTGCCTGGGCCGGTGACTTCACCACGGACGCCAACGTCAACCTGCAGATGGCCGGGGCGAACATCGGCGCGTTGCCGGAGGTGACGGCGGCGTACCGCCGGTTGATCGCCGGCCAGATCGACGACTGGCGGCGCAACGCGCGGGCCGTCTACGGCGGGCGTGGCCTGCTCGCCCCCGGCCGCACCGACGGTGAGCACGGCCACCTGTTCCACTTCTGCGACGAGTGGCCCTGGCCGGCCTGGCTGCCCGGCGCGGACTGGCTGCTCCACCCGCTCTGGGAACACCATCTGGTGACCGGGGAACCGCTCGGCGAGGTGGCCGGCTGGCTGGTCGAGGCGGCGGAGTTCTTCGAGGACTTCCTCAGCCGGGTCGGCGACGACGGGCGGTTCGTCGTCGTTCCCTCGTTCTCCGGCGAGACCGGGCCGTTGGACGACGACGGTCGACCGGTCTACCTGGCGGTGAACGCCACCATGGACATCGCCGCCGCTCGGCACGCCCTGCGGACCGCCGCCCAGGTCGTCGGTTCGCGCCGGTGGGAGCCGCTGCTGGACAGGCTGCCGGACTATCTGGTCGACGAGCGCGGCGCGTTGGCGGAGTGGGCCTGGCCGGGCTATCGGGCCGACGACGACCATCGGCACGTCAGCCACCTCTACCCGGTCTGGCCGCTGCGGGAGATCACCCCGGACGACACGCCGGACCTGGCCCGTGCGGCCCGGCAGGCGCTGCGGGTACGGGGTGACGAGAACTCGTCGGCGCACGGGAGCCTGCACCGGGCGCTGGTCGCCGCCCGGCTGCGCGACGCCGACCTGGTGGCCGCCAACCTCCGCAAGATCATCTGCGCGGACATGTTCTTCCGCTCGTTGATGAGCTCGCACAATCCAGGCCTGGAGACCTACAACGCCGACGCCGCCCACACCCTGCCGGCGATCCTGATCGAGATGCTGGTCGACGCGAAGCCGGGTTCCCTGCGCCTGCTACCGGCCTGGCCGGCCGAACTGCCCGGCGGAATCCTGCGGGGGGTCACCTGTCTGGGTCGGATCACCGTGGAGGAGTTGGCCTGGTCGCCGACCCGGGCTCGGGTCCGGCTGCGGGCGGCGGTCGCCCAACGGATCAGTCTCGTCAGTCCGTACGGGCACCAGGAGGTGGACCTGCCCGCCGATGAGTCGGTGGAGCTTGCCCTGCATACTTAG
- a CDS encoding iron chelate uptake ABC transporter family permease subunit has protein sequence MLTSLRPGRRGHSDETTTDGVRDFALSRKLGGLLVAVLLLALTVFASLALGSRDIALPVVVEALLDRDPAVNDHVVVWDLRLPRTVIGLLAGLALGLSGALMQGLTRNPIADPGLLGINAGASLAVVVAITWLGIGTTAGYIWFAFGGAALAALLVYGVGSMGWGGATPVKLAIAGSALTAVLTSLITLVLLTNLQTLERYRFWQVGSLVGRDLSTARTVLLFVVLGTVVAFVSGRVLNALSLGDDVAHGLGQHVVRDRATILAAIVLLCGSATALAGPIVFVGLVVPHAARWITGPDYRWIIAYSAVFGAAGLVAADVVGRLIAPPGEVEAGLVAAFLGAPVLIALVRRSRLASV, from the coding sequence ATGCTTACCTCACTTCGTCCTGGACGAAGGGGGCATAGCGACGAAACGACTACTGACGGCGTTCGGGATTTTGCGCTCAGTCGAAAGCTCGGTGGGCTGCTGGTCGCCGTACTGCTGCTGGCGCTGACGGTCTTCGCCAGTCTGGCCCTCGGATCGCGCGACATCGCCCTGCCCGTGGTCGTCGAAGCGCTCCTCGACCGCGACCCCGCCGTCAACGACCATGTCGTCGTCTGGGACCTGCGGCTGCCCCGGACCGTCATCGGTCTGTTGGCCGGGCTCGCTCTCGGGCTCTCCGGAGCGCTGATGCAAGGCCTCACCCGCAACCCGATCGCCGATCCCGGGCTGCTCGGCATCAACGCCGGCGCCTCCCTGGCGGTTGTCGTCGCGATCACCTGGCTCGGCATCGGCACCACCGCCGGCTACATCTGGTTCGCCTTCGGCGGCGCGGCGCTCGCCGCGCTGCTCGTGTACGGCGTCGGGTCGATGGGCTGGGGCGGTGCCACCCCGGTCAAGCTGGCCATCGCCGGCTCGGCACTGACCGCGGTGCTCACCTCGTTGATCACGCTCGTGCTGCTGACCAACCTGCAGACGCTGGAGCGCTACCGCTTCTGGCAGGTCGGTTCCCTGGTCGGGCGGGACCTGTCCACCGCCCGTACGGTGCTGCTGTTCGTCGTCCTCGGCACCGTCGTGGCGTTCGTCTCCGGTCGGGTGCTCAACGCGCTCAGCCTCGGCGACGACGTCGCGCACGGACTAGGCCAGCACGTGGTCCGCGACCGCGCGACGATCCTCGCCGCGATCGTGCTGCTCTGCGGGTCGGCGACCGCCCTGGCCGGACCGATCGTCTTCGTCGGTCTGGTGGTGCCGCACGCCGCCCGTTGGATCACCGGGCCGGACTACCGGTGGATCATCGCCTACAGCGCGGTGTTCGGCGCCGCCGGGCTGGTCGCCGCCGACGTGGTCGGCCGGCTGATCGCCCCGCCCGGTGAGGTCGAGGCGGGCCTGGTCGCCGCGTTCCTCGGCGCGCCGGTGCTGATCGCGTTGGTCCGCCGATCCCGACTGGCCAGCGTGTGA
- a CDS encoding iron chelate uptake ABC transporter family permease subunit: MIGGGTDVGRSGGDRTRGVQLSAKGEVAGLRRLRWRRRLRATVVLGVLTAIVALFAVAGLSLGAYRISPAGMLDTLAGQGSVRDEFIIVQLRLPRLVAGILAGAAFGLAGGIFQTLLRNPLASPDIIGVTGGASVAAVFALMTLGVGSAGVSVAAFVGAMATATAVYLLSWRDGLTGYRFVLVGIAAAFMAHGTLGYLLTRGEVREAQTALAWMVGSLGSARWPEIGVLAVAMGVLLPVLVALRPALGLLQFGDDTATALGVRLERSRISLVALAVAFAAVATAVTGPIAFVAFVAMPIARRMMRSGGPALVPAALVGMVVVTGADLIAQHLLPGNVKTPVGIVTAVVGGPYLLWLLATTGRGGRTA; this comes from the coding sequence GTGATCGGCGGCGGGACCGACGTGGGCCGGTCGGGTGGCGACCGCACCCGAGGCGTCCAGCTGTCCGCCAAGGGTGAGGTGGCCGGCCTGCGGCGGCTGCGGTGGCGGCGCCGTCTGCGGGCCACTGTGGTGCTGGGCGTCCTGACCGCGATCGTCGCGCTGTTCGCCGTTGCCGGCCTGAGCCTGGGTGCCTACCGGATCTCGCCGGCCGGAATGCTCGACACCCTCGCCGGGCAGGGCAGCGTCCGGGACGAGTTCATCATCGTCCAGCTCCGCCTCCCTCGCCTGGTCGCCGGGATACTCGCCGGAGCGGCGTTCGGCCTGGCCGGCGGCATCTTCCAGACCTTGCTCCGCAATCCGCTGGCCAGCCCGGACATCATCGGCGTGACCGGCGGAGCGAGCGTCGCCGCCGTATTCGCGCTGATGACCCTCGGCGTGGGCAGCGCGGGTGTCTCGGTCGCCGCGTTCGTCGGCGCGATGGCCACCGCCACCGCCGTCTACCTCCTGTCCTGGCGGGACGGCCTGACCGGATACCGGTTCGTGCTGGTCGGCATCGCCGCCGCGTTCATGGCGCACGGGACGCTCGGCTATCTGCTCACCCGGGGCGAGGTACGGGAGGCGCAGACCGCGCTGGCCTGGATGGTCGGCAGCCTGGGCAGCGCCCGATGGCCGGAGATCGGTGTTCTGGCGGTGGCCATGGGAGTGTTGCTGCCGGTGCTGGTGGCGCTGCGACCGGCGTTGGGCCTGCTGCAGTTCGGCGACGACACCGCGACCGCGCTCGGGGTACGGCTGGAACGCAGCAGGATCAGCCTGGTGGCGCTCGCGGTGGCGTTCGCGGCGGTGGCGACGGCGGTGACCGGTCCGATCGCGTTCGTGGCCTTCGTCGCGATGCCGATCGCCCGCCGGATGATGCGCTCCGGGGGACCGGCGCTCGTGCCGGCGGCGCTGGTCGGCATGGTCGTGGTGACCGGGGCGGACCTGATCGCCCAACATCTGCTGCCGGGGAACGTCAAGACGCCGGTCGGCATCGTGACCGCCGTGGTCGGCGGACCGTACCTGCTGTGGCTGCTGGCGACGACCGGACGCGGTGGACGGACCGCGTGA
- a CDS encoding iron-siderophore ABC transporter substrate-binding protein: MISKKFTRVLLAAPLALILGVTACGSGDEPTDDPATGASAGSAAFPVTIEHAFGETTIPQTPTQVVAWGWGSADAAIALDVVPVAIPFQSYGGDANGVLPWIAEKLEETGAELPTVLPDAQEPPFDEIVAAEPDLILAVYSGIDQEQYDLLSQIAPTVAYPGEAWATPWRDLVTTVGTALGKSAEATALLGDIDAQIAQKAEEHPELAGKSVAMVWDSAGTFYVYKEADPRVEFALDLGMEGAASVNELATDESTFYFTMSYEQLDKLTSDVLVSFATTQDEQDAFLSSQAAQTMPQVRSGAVASLVGAEFIASVSPPTALSVTWGLDDYVAALAEAAAKVDAAS, encoded by the coding sequence GTGATCAGCAAAAAATTCACCCGCGTACTGCTTGCCGCCCCACTCGCCCTGATCCTGGGGGTGACCGCCTGCGGCTCCGGCGACGAGCCCACTGACGACCCGGCGACCGGTGCCAGTGCCGGCTCTGCCGCGTTCCCGGTCACCATCGAGCACGCCTTCGGCGAGACCACCATCCCGCAGACCCCGACCCAGGTGGTGGCGTGGGGATGGGGCAGCGCCGACGCGGCCATCGCCCTCGACGTGGTGCCGGTGGCCATCCCGTTCCAGAGCTACGGCGGCGACGCCAACGGCGTCCTGCCCTGGATCGCCGAGAAGCTGGAGGAGACCGGGGCCGAGCTGCCGACCGTGCTGCCGGACGCCCAGGAGCCGCCGTTCGACGAGATCGTCGCCGCCGAACCGGACCTGATCCTCGCCGTCTACTCCGGCATCGACCAGGAGCAGTACGACCTGCTCAGCCAGATCGCCCCGACGGTGGCATACCCGGGTGAGGCCTGGGCCACGCCGTGGCGTGACCTGGTCACCACGGTCGGCACCGCGCTCGGCAAGAGCGCCGAGGCGACGGCGCTGCTCGGCGACATCGACGCGCAGATCGCGCAGAAGGCCGAAGAACACCCCGAGCTGGCCGGCAAGTCGGTCGCCATGGTCTGGGACTCCGCCGGCACCTTCTACGTCTACAAGGAGGCCGACCCACGGGTCGAGTTCGCCCTCGACCTCGGGATGGAGGGCGCCGCCAGCGTCAACGAACTCGCCACCGACGAATCGACCTTCTACTTCACGATGAGCTACGAGCAGCTGGACAAGCTCACCTCGGACGTCCTGGTCTCCTTCGCCACCACCCAGGACGAGCAGGACGCCTTCCTGTCCTCGCAGGCCGCGCAGACCATGCCGCAGGTGCGGTCCGGCGCGGTGGCCTCCCTGGTCGGTGCCGAGTTCATCGCCTCGGTCTCGCCGCCGACCGCGCTCTCGGTCACCTGGGGCCTGGACGACTACGTCGCCGCCCTCGCCGAAGCGGCGGCCAAGGTCGACGCCGCGTCCTGA